A single Oryctolagus cuniculus chromosome 16, mOryCun1.1, whole genome shotgun sequence DNA region contains:
- the CASP14 gene encoding caspase-14 isoform X1, with the protein MSNPRPLQEERYDMSGARLALTLCVTKAREGSEADLDALERMFQQLGFESTVKRDPTAQQFQEELEKFQQTIDAWKDPVSCAFVVLMAHGDEGVLKGEDEEMVKLEDLFEVLNNKNCKALRAKPKVYIVQACRGEHRDLGETVGEDQVMMITRDSPQTIPTYTDTLHVYSTVEGYIAYRHDQEGSCFIQTLTDVFMNRTGPILELLTEVTRRMAEAELFQEGKARKVNPEIQSTLRKRLYLQ; encoded by the exons ATGAGCAACCCTCGGCCATTGCAGGAG GAGAGGTATGACATGTCAGGAGCCCGTCTGGCTCTGACGCTGTGCGTCACTAAAGCTCGGGAAGGTTCCGAGGCAGATTTGGATGCCTTGGAGCGCATGTtccagcagctgggatttgagagCACTGTGAAGAGAGACCCCACTGCCCAG CAATTCCAGGAGGAGCTGGAGAAGTTCCAGCAGACCATAGATGCCTGGAAAGACCCGGTCAGTTGTGCCTTCGTGGTGCTCATGGCTCATGGGGATGAAGGCGTCCTCAAGGGAGAAGATGAGGAGATGGTCAAGCTGGAGGACCTCTTTGAGGTCCTCAACAACAAGAACTGCAAGGCCCTGAGAGCCAAACCCAAGGTGTACATCGTGCAGGCTTGCCGAGGAG AACACAGGGACCTTGGTGAGACAGTGGGTGAAGACCAGGTGATGATGATCACCAGAGACAGCCCCCAGACCATCCCCACGTACACAGACACACTCCACGTCTACTCCACAGTGGAGG GTTACATAGCCTACAGACATGACCAGGAGGGCTCCTGCTTCATCCAGACCCTGACCGACGTGTTCATGAACAGGACGGGCCCCATTCTGGAGCTTCTGACTGAG GTGACCCGGCGGATGGCAGAAGCAGAGCTGTTCCAGGAAGGAAAAGCGAGGAAAGTGAACCCTGAAATCCAAAGCACCCTCCGAAAACGGCTCTATTTGCagtag
- the CASP14 gene encoding caspase-14 isoform X2, which produces MSNPRPLQEERYDMSGARLALTLCVTKAREGSEADLDALERMFQQLGFESTVKRDPTAQQFQEELEKFQQTIDAWKDPVSCAFVVLMAHGDEGVLKGEDEEMVKLEDLFEVLNNKNCKALRAKPKVYIVQACRGEHRDLGETVGEDQVMMITRDSPQTIPTYTDTLHVYSTVEGYIAYRHDQEGSCFIQTLTDVFMNRTGPILELLTEVSPDKASGDQSRPSTE; this is translated from the exons ATGAGCAACCCTCGGCCATTGCAGGAG GAGAGGTATGACATGTCAGGAGCCCGTCTGGCTCTGACGCTGTGCGTCACTAAAGCTCGGGAAGGTTCCGAGGCAGATTTGGATGCCTTGGAGCGCATGTtccagcagctgggatttgagagCACTGTGAAGAGAGACCCCACTGCCCAG CAATTCCAGGAGGAGCTGGAGAAGTTCCAGCAGACCATAGATGCCTGGAAAGACCCGGTCAGTTGTGCCTTCGTGGTGCTCATGGCTCATGGGGATGAAGGCGTCCTCAAGGGAGAAGATGAGGAGATGGTCAAGCTGGAGGACCTCTTTGAGGTCCTCAACAACAAGAACTGCAAGGCCCTGAGAGCCAAACCCAAGGTGTACATCGTGCAGGCTTGCCGAGGAG AACACAGGGACCTTGGTGAGACAGTGGGTGAAGACCAGGTGATGATGATCACCAGAGACAGCCCCCAGACCATCCCCACGTACACAGACACACTCCACGTCTACTCCACAGTGGAGG GTTACATAGCCTACAGACATGACCAGGAGGGCTCCTGCTTCATCCAGACCCTGACCGACGTGTTCATGAACAGGACGGGCCCCATTCTGGAGCTTCTGACTGAGGTGAGCCCAGACAAAGCATCTGGAGACCAATCAAGGCCAAGCACAGA GTGA